One Malus sylvestris chromosome 14, drMalSylv7.2, whole genome shotgun sequence DNA segment encodes these proteins:
- the LOC126598640 gene encoding uncharacterized protein LOC126598640, whose product MIMVAVLAELMEEYTVLLARVLEHLFYSAPFPRRVRFLILRNLPFASSYPHHPPPPLVGAPAA is encoded by the coding sequence ATGATTATGGTGGCGGTGCTGGCGGAGCTGATGGAGGAGTACACGGTGTTGCTGGCGAGGGTTTTGGAGCATTTGTTTTATTCCGCGCCTTTTCCGAGGAGGGTTCGGTTTCTGATCCTCAGGAATCTTCCGTTTGCTTCTTCCTACCCGCATCATCCTCCTCCACCTCTGGTTGGAGCCCCTGCCGCTTAA